From the Micromonospora sediminicola genome, one window contains:
- a CDS encoding GNAT family N-acetyltransferase, with protein sequence MLRQQDVGHRIVVRRIVGIRGGRPLFSDALGELVELSETHITLATDAGPLRVPVGEVHRAKRVPPARRPTAAAVVDLEVAADEAWPAPVRGRLGDWRLRSAAGWTGRANSALPIGDPDRPLPAALDAVQRWYADRGQPALVNTPLPLAAPVGAELDARGWTSRPPVLVQTVPLATLTAPDADAAPERRVTLADAPADDWLAVAADRKGGLPAEARHVLTAVARVRFAELRVDGRLLAVGRGTVTGEGRWFGVSLLEVLPEARRQGFAAAVVRALAGWAAAEGASRAFLQVEQRNVGAVALYRRLGFTTHHTYLTRVAP encoded by the coding sequence GTGCTCCGACAGCAGGACGTGGGACACCGGATCGTGGTCCGCCGGATTGTGGGGATTCGGGGAGGCCGGCCGCTGTTCTCCGACGCGCTCGGCGAGCTGGTGGAGCTGAGCGAGACGCACATCACGCTCGCCACCGACGCCGGTCCGCTGCGCGTACCGGTCGGCGAGGTGCACCGGGCCAAGCGGGTGCCGCCGGCCCGCCGGCCCACCGCCGCCGCCGTGGTCGACCTGGAGGTGGCCGCCGACGAGGCCTGGCCCGCCCCGGTACGCGGACGGCTCGGCGACTGGCGCCTGCGCTCGGCCGCCGGCTGGACCGGCCGGGCGAACAGCGCGCTGCCGATCGGCGACCCGGACCGCCCGCTGCCCGCCGCGCTGGACGCCGTGCAGCGCTGGTACGCCGACCGGGGCCAACCGGCGCTGGTGAACACCCCGCTGCCGCTGGCCGCCCCGGTCGGCGCGGAACTGGACGCGCGCGGCTGGACGTCCCGCCCGCCGGTGCTGGTCCAGACCGTCCCGCTGGCCACCCTGACCGCACCGGACGCCGACGCCGCGCCGGAGCGGCGGGTGACGCTGGCCGACGCGCCCGCCGACGACTGGCTGGCGGTCGCCGCCGACCGCAAGGGCGGACTGCCGGCGGAGGCGCGGCACGTGCTCACCGCCGTGGCGCGGGTCCGCTTCGCCGAGCTGCGGGTCGACGGGCGGCTGCTCGCGGTGGGCCGGGGCACCGTCACCGGCGAGGGCCGCTGGTTCGGCGTCAGCCTGCTGGAGGTGCTGCCGGAGGCCCGCCGGCAGGGGTTCGCCGCGGCGGTCGTGCGCGCCCTGGCCGGGTGGGCCGCGGCGGAGGGAGCGTCCCGCGCGTTTCTCCAGGTGGAGCAGCGCAACGTGGGCGCGGTGGCGCTCTACCGTCGGCTCGGCTTCACCACCCACCACACCTACCTGACCCGGGTCGCCCCCTGA
- a CDS encoding ABC transporter substrate-binding protein translates to MRPRAAAAVGGAIALVVGLGACSENTGEGTKVDGNRQQTGVIATDPKDSQGPAAEVEGAAKGGTFTIIRETPISHLDPQRTYSFAGLMANPLFSRYLTTWKDDGKGGLVLVGDLAETPGKNVNNDCKVWEFTIKDGVKFEDGSPITSKEIAYGIARSFDPDLTGGPTYIQEWLADTPQYDTKWDFKKNKTSLPPGLTTPDDKTLRFEFAKPRCDLPFAVSLPTTAPLKPEKDTGVNLDQKPFSSGPYKIAKNQVGVQLTLDRNPNWDAKTDPVRHQYPDQFVWSFGPTADAANNRVIADNGADQSAIAFNAVPASLVAKVAGDPALKARTLLSPTPSANQLVINTQRVKDLKVRQALNYAIDREGLVKALGGQTVAQPITTLMPPSTIGYKAYDAYPAGANGNPEKAKELLGGQTVELVLGVADNTTEQQEAVQLKGNLERAGFKITVRNIPDDAKLDEVKKKDNPWDLYIGNWAADWPSGASILPVLYDGRTIKAEGNSNQSYFNDDAINAEMDRILALPPADQGPEWGKLDERIMKEHAPVVPLYVNVAYNVHGSKAGGVFISSVFGYPNFVNAFVKQ, encoded by the coding sequence ATGCGACCACGCGCAGCGGCCGCCGTCGGCGGCGCCATCGCACTGGTTGTGGGGCTGGGCGCCTGCTCGGAGAACACGGGCGAGGGCACCAAGGTGGACGGCAACCGGCAGCAGACCGGGGTCATCGCGACCGACCCCAAGGACTCGCAGGGGCCGGCGGCCGAGGTGGAGGGCGCGGCCAAGGGCGGCACGTTCACCATCATCCGGGAGACCCCCATCTCCCACCTGGACCCGCAGCGGACGTACTCGTTCGCCGGTCTGATGGCCAACCCGCTCTTCAGCCGCTACCTGACCACGTGGAAGGACGACGGCAAGGGCGGCCTGGTCCTGGTGGGCGACCTGGCCGAGACCCCGGGCAAGAACGTCAACAACGACTGCAAGGTCTGGGAATTCACGATCAAGGACGGGGTGAAGTTCGAGGACGGCAGCCCGATCACCTCGAAGGAGATCGCGTACGGCATCGCCCGGTCCTTCGACCCGGACCTCACCGGCGGCCCCACCTACATCCAGGAGTGGCTGGCCGACACCCCGCAGTACGACACCAAGTGGGACTTCAAGAAGAACAAGACGTCGCTGCCGCCCGGCCTGACCACGCCGGACGACAAGACGCTGCGCTTCGAGTTCGCCAAGCCCCGCTGCGACCTGCCGTTCGCGGTTTCGCTGCCCACCACGGCGCCGCTGAAGCCGGAGAAGGACACCGGGGTCAACCTGGACCAGAAGCCGTTCTCGTCCGGCCCGTACAAGATCGCCAAGAACCAGGTGGGCGTCCAGCTCACGCTGGACCGCAACCCGAACTGGGACGCGAAGACCGACCCGGTGCGCCACCAGTACCCGGACCAGTTCGTGTGGAGCTTCGGCCCGACCGCGGACGCCGCCAACAACCGGGTGATCGCCGACAACGGCGCCGACCAGAGCGCGATCGCCTTCAACGCCGTGCCGGCCTCGCTGGTCGCCAAGGTGGCCGGTGACCCGGCCCTGAAGGCCCGCACCCTGCTGTCCCCGACCCCGAGCGCCAACCAGCTCGTGATCAACACCCAGCGGGTCAAGGACCTGAAGGTCCGCCAGGCGCTCAACTACGCGATCGACCGCGAGGGCCTGGTCAAGGCGCTCGGCGGCCAGACCGTGGCCCAGCCGATCACCACCCTGATGCCGCCGTCGACCATCGGTTACAAGGCGTACGACGCCTACCCGGCGGGTGCCAACGGCAACCCGGAGAAGGCGAAGGAGCTGCTCGGCGGCCAGACCGTGGAGCTGGTCCTCGGCGTTGCGGACAACACGACCGAGCAGCAGGAGGCGGTCCAGCTCAAGGGCAACCTGGAGCGCGCCGGCTTCAAGATCACCGTCCGGAACATCCCGGACGACGCGAAGCTGGACGAGGTCAAGAAGAAGGACAACCCGTGGGACCTGTACATCGGTAACTGGGCCGCGGACTGGCCGAGCGGTGCCTCGATCCTGCCGGTGCTCTACGACGGCCGCACCATCAAGGCCGAGGGCAACAGCAACCAGTCGTACTTCAACGACGACGCGATCAACGCCGAGATGGACCGGATCCTGGCGCTGCCCCCGGCCGACCAGGGCCCGGAGTGGGGCAAGCTGGACGAGCGGATCATGAAGGAGCACGCGCCGGTGGTGCCGCTCTACGTGAACGTGGCCTACAACGTGCACGGCTCCAAGGCCGGCGGGGTCTTCATCTCCTCCGTGTTCGGCTACCCGAACTTCGTCAACGCCTTCGTCAAGCAGTAG
- the mshB gene encoding N-acetyl-1-D-myo-inositol-2-amino-2-deoxy-alpha-D-glucopyranoside deacetylase has protein sequence MTGVTTLPDRRLLLVHAHPDDESIGTGATMAHYAAAGAHVTLVTCTLGEEGEIHVPELAQLCAAEADQLGGYRIGELAAACAALGVTDHRFLGGAGRYRDSGMMGLATNDHPRAFWRADLDEAAGHLLEVIREVRPQVVITYDPNGFYGHPDHIQAHRVAMRGVELAAAEGIAPAKVYWTAMPRSVLDAGLEAFTESSDNPFAGIDDVDELPFGTPDAQIAARIDATEQHAAKEAAMRAHATQIPANSWLYSIAGNFGAEFMGVEYFTLAVGGRGPGVGPYGWEDDLFAGLGLDGPDRTPVAAAGLR, from the coding sequence GTGACGGGCGTGACGACCCTGCCCGACCGACGCCTCCTGCTGGTCCACGCGCATCCCGACGACGAGTCGATCGGCACCGGCGCGACGATGGCGCACTACGCCGCGGCCGGCGCCCACGTCACGCTGGTGACCTGCACGCTGGGCGAGGAGGGCGAGATCCACGTGCCCGAGCTGGCCCAGCTCTGCGCCGCCGAGGCGGACCAGCTCGGCGGCTACCGCATCGGCGAGCTGGCCGCGGCGTGCGCCGCGCTCGGCGTCACCGACCACCGGTTCCTCGGCGGCGCCGGCCGCTACCGCGACTCCGGGATGATGGGGCTGGCCACCAACGACCACCCGCGGGCGTTCTGGCGCGCCGACCTCGACGAGGCCGCCGGGCACCTGCTGGAGGTCATCCGCGAGGTCCGCCCGCAGGTCGTGATCACGTACGACCCGAACGGCTTCTACGGGCACCCCGACCACATCCAGGCGCACCGGGTGGCGATGCGGGGCGTGGAGCTGGCCGCCGCCGAGGGGATCGCCCCGGCCAAGGTCTACTGGACGGCCATGCCGCGCAGCGTGCTGGACGCCGGCCTGGAGGCGTTCACCGAGTCGTCGGACAATCCCTTCGCCGGCATCGACGACGTCGACGAGCTGCCCTTCGGCACGCCGGACGCGCAGATCGCGGCGCGGATCGACGCCACCGAGCAGCACGCCGCGAAGGAGGCGGCGATGCGCGCCCACGCCACCCAGATCCCGGCCAACTCGTGGCTCTACTCGATCGCCGGCAACTTCGGCGCCGAGTTCATGGGGGTCGAATACTTCACGCTCGCGGTCGGCGGCAGGGGCCCGGGCGTCGGCCCGTACGGCTGGGAGGACGACCTCTTCGCCGGGTTGGGCCTGGACGGGCCGGACCGCACCCCGGTCGCGGCGGCCGGTCTCCGGTGA
- a CDS encoding ABC transporter ATP-binding protein — translation MGRSEAVPSGEPDRPEVPEQRSGEGPYLQVRDLRVRFDTEDGVVRAVDGVSFAVERGRTLGIVGESGSGKSVTSLAILGLHNSKRASITGEISVGGRQLVGLPEEEVRRLRGRDMAMIFQDPLSALHPYYTVGKQIAEAYRVHHPKAGKREARARAVDMLGRVGIPQPARRFEQYPHEFSGGMRQRAMIAMALVNDPDLVIADEPTTALDVTVQAQILDLLNDLQEEFRSAIILITHDLGVVGQVADDVLVMYGGRAVEHGSVEQVLRRPQHPYTWGLLSSVPSLHGDADADLVPIPGNPPSLINLPPGCAFHPRCRYADVNGDRSRTEVPELGSAGVAGHLVACHLPVAARERIYRDEVAQVGVAR, via the coding sequence ATGGGCAGGTCGGAGGCGGTGCCGTCCGGGGAGCCGGACCGCCCGGAGGTGCCGGAGCAGCGCTCCGGCGAGGGCCCCTATCTCCAGGTTCGGGACCTGCGGGTGCGGTTCGACACCGAGGACGGTGTGGTCCGGGCTGTGGACGGGGTGTCGTTCGCCGTGGAGCGGGGTCGCACGCTCGGGATCGTGGGCGAGTCCGGTTCCGGTAAGAGCGTCACGTCGTTGGCGATTCTGGGTCTGCACAACTCCAAGCGGGCGTCCATCACCGGGGAGATCTCGGTGGGTGGGCGTCAGTTGGTGGGTCTGCCGGAGGAGGAGGTGCGGCGGCTGCGGGGCCGGGACATGGCGATGATCTTCCAGGATCCGCTCTCCGCGTTGCACCCCTACTACACGGTCGGCAAGCAGATCGCCGAGGCGTACCGGGTGCACCACCCGAAGGCCGGCAAACGGGAGGCGCGTGCGCGGGCGGTGGACATGCTGGGCCGGGTGGGGATTCCGCAGCCGGCGCGGCGGTTCGAGCAGTATCCGCACGAGTTCTCCGGCGGGATGCGGCAGCGGGCGATGATCGCGATGGCCCTGGTCAACGACCCGGATCTGGTGATCGCCGACGAGCCGACGACGGCGTTGGACGTGACGGTGCAGGCGCAGATCCTGGACCTGCTCAATGATCTTCAGGAGGAGTTCCGTTCGGCGATCATCCTGATCACCCACGACCTGGGTGTGGTCGGTCAGGTGGCCGACGACGTGCTTGTCATGTACGGCGGTCGGGCGGTGGAGCACGGCAGTGTGGAGCAGGTGTTGCGGCGGCCGCAGCACCCGTACACGTGGGGGTTGTTGTCGAGCGTGCCGTCGTTGCACGGTGACGCGGACGCGGACCTGGTGCCGATCCCCGGCAACCCGCCGTCGTTGATCAACCTGCCGCCGGGCTGTGCGTTCCATCCCCGTTGCCGCTATGCCGACGTCAACGGCGACCGGTCCCGCACCGAGGTACCGGAGCTGGGTTCGGCGGGGGTGGCAGGGCATCTGGTGGCGTGTCATCTGCCGGTCGCCGCGCGGGAGCGGATCTACCGCGACGAGGTAGCCCAGGTGGGGGTGGCCCGATGA
- a CDS encoding Uma2 family endonuclease has translation MTAAVFGHDGPWTEEEYLALSETQQRVELFDGSLHVTPAPTPRHQRIQRNLGNLLETAARRVGLELLDTVNVRLKPGRIPIPDLVVTEPIDFDEPMIEARDVRLVCEVISPSNAATDKVLKMHYYAAAGIEWYLLVEQETGTLHLYRRQGRHYREVSVTKPADVLELTDPVRATIRPEDLVP, from the coding sequence ATGACCGCGGCGGTGTTCGGCCACGACGGCCCGTGGACCGAAGAGGAGTACCTCGCCCTCAGTGAGACGCAGCAACGCGTCGAACTCTTCGACGGGAGCCTCCACGTGACCCCAGCGCCCACCCCGCGGCACCAGCGGATCCAGCGGAACCTCGGCAACCTGCTCGAAACCGCGGCGCGGCGCGTGGGCCTGGAGCTGCTGGATACGGTCAACGTCCGGCTCAAGCCGGGCCGGATACCGATTCCCGACCTGGTCGTCACCGAGCCGATCGACTTCGACGAACCGATGATCGAGGCGCGGGACGTCCGGCTCGTCTGCGAGGTCATCTCACCGAGCAACGCGGCGACGGACAAGGTGCTCAAGATGCACTACTACGCCGCCGCCGGCATCGAGTGGTACCTGCTGGTCGAGCAGGAGACCGGCACGTTGCACCTCTACCGCCGCCAGGGCCGGCACTACCGGGAGGTGTCGGTGACCAAGCCCGCCGACGTGCTGGAGCTGACGGACCCCGTCCGGGCGACGATCCGCCCGGAGGATCTCGTCCCCTGA
- a CDS encoding ABC transporter ATP-binding protein → MNVVPNGHTPVAGTSEAGREPGGAARIAAEPLLSVRGLTKHFPVRQGLRGKAAVRAVDGLDFDVRPGETLGLVGESGCGKTTTGRMLVRLLEPTAGSITFAGRDITHARRGALRPLRQDLQIIFQDPYASLNPRHTVGRIVAMPLQVNNITPPGGVKKRVQELLELVGLNPEHYNRYPHEFSGGQRQRIGIARALALKPKLIVADEPVSALDVSIQAQVINLLRDLQRDLDLAFVFIAHDLAVVRHFCHRVAVMYLGTIVEIGDRDTIYTRPQHPYTRALLSAIPDVTTLGPAGRIRLTGDVPTPLAPPSGCRFRTRCWKATDRCATETPALTTRDGGTQLTACHYPESGPVDATEPATVGGGTGTAGPAAVGGGTVAPAAVGGGDAPKLKEVAE, encoded by the coding sequence ATGAACGTTGTGCCGAACGGACACACGCCGGTGGCCGGCACGTCGGAGGCGGGCCGCGAACCGGGCGGCGCCGCCCGGATCGCGGCTGAGCCGTTGCTGTCGGTGCGAGGGCTGACCAAGCACTTCCCGGTGCGGCAGGGCCTACGGGGTAAGGCGGCGGTGCGGGCGGTCGACGGTCTGGACTTCGACGTCCGCCCGGGCGAGACGTTGGGTCTGGTCGGGGAGTCGGGGTGTGGGAAGACCACGACCGGGCGGATGCTGGTGCGACTGCTGGAACCCACCGCCGGCAGCATCACCTTCGCCGGGCGGGACATCACCCACGCCCGCCGGGGCGCGTTGCGGCCGCTGCGCCAGGACCTGCAGATCATCTTCCAGGACCCGTACGCGTCGTTGAACCCCCGCCACACCGTCGGGCGGATCGTGGCCATGCCCCTGCAGGTCAACAACATCACCCCACCCGGCGGCGTCAAGAAACGCGTGCAGGAACTGCTGGAACTGGTCGGACTCAACCCCGAGCACTACAACCGCTACCCGCACGAGTTCTCCGGCGGACAACGCCAACGCATCGGCATCGCCCGCGCCCTGGCCCTCAAACCCAAACTCATCGTCGCCGACGAACCCGTGAGCGCCCTCGACGTGTCCATCCAGGCCCAGGTCATCAACCTCCTGCGCGACCTGCAACGCGACCTCGACCTGGCGTTCGTGTTCATCGCCCACGACCTGGCCGTGGTCCGGCACTTCTGCCACCGCGTCGCCGTCATGTACCTCGGCACCATCGTCGAGATCGGCGACCGCGACACCATCTACACCCGCCCCCAACACCCCTACACCCGCGCCCTGCTCTCGGCCATCCCCGACGTCACCACCCTCGGCCCCGCCGGCCGCATCCGCCTCACCGGCGACGTCCCCACCCCCCTGGCCCCACCCAGCGGCTGCCGCTTCCGCACCCGCTGCTGGAAAGCCACCGACCGCTGCGCCACCGAAACACCCGCCCTGACCACCCGCGACGGCGGCACCCAGCTCACCGCCTGCCACTACCCGGAGAGCGGACCGGTGGACGCCACCGAGCCGGCGACGGTCGGCGGCGGCACTGGCACTGCCGGACCGGCGGCGGTCGGCGGTGGCACTGTCGCGCCCGCGGCGGTCGGCGGCGGCGACGCCCCGAAACTGAAGGAGGTGGCGGAATGA
- a CDS encoding ABC transporter permease, which translates to MTRFLVRRLLSAALTLFAVSVLSFLMFFALPRDPVSGMCPKNCNPERLERVRQELGLNDPLISQYAGYMKGIVTGRDLGSAQGGQCDAPCLGWSYVSNEAVSDTIARVLPVTLSIVIPAAILWLLLGVGLGMLSALRRGSWLDRAAIGFSLTGASLQLYFVGAVLLIVFVYNLRLLPVPSYTSFFDDPLKWSSGLVLAWLALAFLFSAIYARLSRAQMLETLSEDFVRTARAKGLAKRKVYGRHALRAAITPVVTIAGLDVGGALGGTVITETTFGLNGMGRTAVDAVRSGDLPTIMATVLIAAVFVVLANVVVDLLYAVIDPRVRLG; encoded by the coding sequence ATGACGCGTTTCCTCGTCCGCCGGCTGCTCTCGGCCGCGCTCACGCTCTTCGCGGTCAGCGTGCTGAGCTTCCTGATGTTCTTCGCGCTGCCGCGCGACCCGGTCAGCGGCATGTGCCCGAAGAACTGCAACCCCGAGCGGCTGGAACGGGTCCGCCAGGAGCTGGGCCTGAACGACCCGCTGATCAGCCAGTACGCCGGCTACATGAAGGGCATCGTCACCGGGCGGGACCTGGGCAGCGCCCAGGGCGGCCAGTGCGACGCGCCCTGCCTCGGCTGGTCGTACGTCTCCAACGAGGCGGTCTCGGACACCATCGCCCGGGTGCTGCCGGTGACGCTGAGCATCGTCATCCCGGCGGCCATCCTGTGGCTGCTGCTCGGGGTCGGCCTGGGCATGCTGTCCGCGCTGCGCCGGGGGAGCTGGCTGGACCGGGCGGCGATCGGTTTCTCGCTGACCGGCGCCTCGCTGCAGCTGTACTTCGTCGGCGCGGTGCTGCTCATCGTGTTCGTCTACAACCTGCGCCTGCTTCCGGTGCCCAGCTACACCTCGTTCTTCGACGACCCCCTGAAATGGAGCAGCGGGCTGGTGCTGGCCTGGTTGGCGCTGGCCTTCCTCTTCTCCGCCATCTATGCCCGGCTGTCCCGGGCACAGATGTTGGAGACGCTGTCGGAGGACTTCGTCCGCACCGCCCGCGCCAAGGGCCTGGCCAAACGCAAGGTGTACGGCCGACATGCGCTGCGGGCCGCGATCACGCCGGTGGTGACCATCGCCGGCCTGGACGTGGGCGGGGCGCTCGGCGGCACCGTGATCACCGAGACGACATTCGGCCTGAACGGGATGGGTCGGACCGCGGTGGACGCGGTCCGCTCCGGTGACCTGCCGACCATCATGGCGACCGTGCTGATCGCGGCGGTCTTCGTGGTGCTCGCCAACGTGGTGGTGGACCTGCTCTACGCGGTGATCGACCCCCGGGTCCGGCTCGGCTGA
- a CDS encoding prolyl oligopeptidase family serine peptidase produces the protein MDFPELAARTRRFSHGAPRAVSVAGDGSRVLFLRSAGPEDPADALWLLDVDSGEERLVADPAVLLGTDAEPTRLAPGERALRERLRLSSGGIGSYALDATGRVAAFALAGRLFRADLVHGDVVEVAAVGPVIDPRPDPAGERLAYVTDAAEGVRRGQLRVVEPDGTDNLLAGEDSGVTWGLAEHIAAEEFHRYRGYWWAPDGRSVLAARVDESRLERWYLHDPAEPASPPTSLAYPVAGGPNAEVSLHLLDLDGGWVDVHWDRETYPYLSSVDWADGGPLITVLRRSQQHGLVLAVDPRTGETQVHAELADPRWVEPIPGTPAHLPDGRVLVGGELAHDGYDARCLFADGTLLTPPSLYVRRVVGRLPAGANQAADLLVEASEGEPSQRHLYRVRTTIGGGMDARRMGSDPGWHTAAIGGATLVVGIASLEHPGVRWRVWHGDREVGELRSLAATCSYAPRPTMVRVTDRRLPSAVLYPVEHVKGTRLPVLLDIYGGPGHQEVIAARGAWLERQWWAEQGFAVVTIDNRGTPGIAPSFEKAIHRRVADVILSDQVDALTALAGKHPDLDLERVAVRGWSFGGWLAGLAVLRHPELFKCAIVGAPVTDWALYDTAYSERYLGMPDDGMDVYAHHSLVELAAEPLGDPAQARPMLLVHGLVDDNVLAAHTLRLSAALLATGRPHAVLPLTGASHLAAGGVSERLLRLELDFLRRYLA, from the coding sequence GTGGACTTTCCCGAGCTGGCCGCCCGTACCCGTCGGTTCAGCCACGGGGCGCCGCGCGCCGTCTCCGTCGCGGGGGACGGCTCCCGGGTGCTCTTCCTGCGGTCCGCGGGACCGGAGGACCCGGCCGACGCGCTCTGGCTGCTCGACGTCGACAGCGGTGAGGAACGCCTGGTCGCGGACCCGGCGGTGCTGCTGGGCACGGACGCCGAGCCGACCCGGCTCGCTCCCGGAGAGCGGGCGCTGCGCGAGCGGCTGCGACTCAGCTCCGGCGGCATCGGCTCGTACGCGCTGGACGCGACCGGCCGGGTGGCCGCGTTCGCGCTGGCCGGGCGGCTGTTCCGGGCCGACCTGGTGCACGGTGACGTGGTCGAGGTCGCCGCCGTGGGGCCGGTGATCGACCCGCGACCCGACCCGGCCGGCGAACGGCTGGCCTACGTCACCGACGCGGCCGAGGGCGTCCGCCGGGGCCAGCTGCGGGTCGTCGAGCCGGACGGTACGGACAACCTGCTCGCCGGTGAGGACAGCGGGGTGACCTGGGGGCTGGCCGAGCACATCGCGGCCGAGGAGTTCCACCGTTACCGGGGCTACTGGTGGGCCCCGGACGGGCGCAGCGTGCTGGCCGCGCGGGTCGACGAGTCCCGCCTGGAGCGCTGGTACCTGCACGACCCGGCCGAGCCGGCGAGCCCGCCGACGTCGCTGGCGTACCCGGTCGCCGGCGGCCCGAACGCGGAGGTCAGCCTGCACCTGCTCGACCTCGACGGCGGCTGGGTCGACGTGCACTGGGACCGCGAGACCTACCCCTATCTCAGCTCGGTGGACTGGGCGGACGGCGGGCCGTTGATCACCGTGCTGCGCCGCTCGCAGCAGCACGGCCTGGTGCTCGCGGTGGACCCGCGCACCGGGGAGACGCAGGTGCACGCGGAGCTGGCCGACCCGCGCTGGGTGGAGCCGATCCCCGGCACCCCGGCGCACCTGCCGGACGGGCGGGTGCTGGTCGGCGGCGAGCTGGCCCACGACGGGTACGACGCCCGCTGCCTCTTCGCCGACGGGACGCTGCTCACCCCACCCTCGCTGTACGTGCGGCGGGTGGTGGGGCGGTTGCCGGCCGGCGCCAACCAGGCGGCCGACCTGCTGGTGGAGGCGAGCGAGGGCGAGCCGAGCCAACGCCACCTCTACCGGGTGCGGACCACCATCGGCGGTGGGATGGACGCCCGCCGGATGGGCAGCGACCCGGGCTGGCACACCGCCGCGATCGGCGGGGCCACGCTGGTCGTGGGCATCGCCTCGCTGGAGCACCCGGGCGTGCGGTGGCGGGTGTGGCACGGCGACCGCGAGGTGGGCGAGCTGCGCTCACTGGCCGCCACCTGCTCGTACGCGCCGCGGCCGACGATGGTCCGGGTGACCGACCGGCGGCTGCCCAGCGCGGTGCTCTACCCGGTCGAGCACGTCAAGGGCACCCGGTTGCCGGTGCTGCTGGACATCTACGGCGGCCCCGGCCACCAGGAGGTGATCGCGGCCCGCGGCGCCTGGCTGGAACGGCAGTGGTGGGCCGAGCAGGGCTTCGCGGTGGTGACCATCGACAACCGGGGCACCCCGGGCATCGCGCCGTCGTTCGAGAAGGCGATCCACCGCCGGGTCGCCGACGTGATCCTGAGCGACCAGGTGGACGCGCTCACCGCGCTCGCCGGCAAGCACCCCGACCTGGACCTGGAGCGGGTGGCGGTGCGCGGCTGGTCGTTCGGCGGCTGGCTGGCCGGGCTGGCGGTGCTGCGCCACCCCGAACTGTTCAAGTGCGCGATCGTCGGGGCGCCGGTCACCGACTGGGCGCTGTACGACACCGCCTACAGCGAGCGCTACCTCGGCATGCCGGACGACGGGATGGACGTCTACGCGCACCACTCGCTGGTCGAGCTGGCCGCCGAGCCGCTCGGCGACCCGGCGCAGGCCCGGCCGATGCTGCTGGTGCACGGGCTGGTGGACGACAACGTGCTGGCCGCGCACACGCTGCGGCTCTCCGCCGCGCTGCTGGCCACCGGCCGCCCGCACGCGGTGCTGCCGCTCACCGGCGCGAGCCACCTGGCCGCCGGCGGGGTGTCCGAGCGCCTGCTCCGCCTGGAACTGGACTTCCTCCGCCGCTACCTGGCGTAA
- a CDS encoding ABC transporter permease, producing MSLSPVEGVALAEIESPGDGDERRDKEFVGRSPGQLALARLRRDRTALVSGSLLVFFVLVALAVPLIEALYGVGPKEQFQSRLDGYGMPLGYAGGVTGDHWFGLEPGLGRDIFIRMVHGLRTSLFIAFAAAVLTAVIGVTLGTLAGYLGGWLDSVINWITDLTLAMPFLIIALALMPTVALRFYGQREAVPASFQIGVLISIFALFGWTSTARLVRGQIIALREREFVEAARASGAGLGHMLFRQLLPNVWAPILVAFSLAVPQYITSEAALSFIGVGLTDATPSFGRMIYRSLDYLQTDPAYVFFPGITIFALVFAFNLFGDALRDALDPKSSR from the coding sequence ATGAGCCTGTCCCCGGTCGAGGGCGTGGCGCTCGCGGAGATCGAGTCGCCCGGTGACGGCGACGAGCGCCGGGACAAGGAGTTCGTCGGCCGCTCACCCGGCCAACTCGCGCTGGCGCGGCTCCGGCGGGACCGCACCGCCCTGGTCAGCGGCTCCCTGCTCGTCTTCTTCGTCCTGGTCGCGCTGGCCGTGCCGCTGATCGAGGCGCTGTACGGGGTGGGGCCGAAGGAGCAGTTCCAGAGCCGTCTCGACGGCTACGGCATGCCGCTGGGTTACGCCGGCGGCGTCACCGGCGACCACTGGTTCGGGCTGGAGCCCGGCCTGGGTCGGGACATCTTCATCCGCATGGTGCACGGGCTGCGGACGTCGCTGTTCATCGCGTTCGCCGCCGCCGTGCTGACCGCCGTCATCGGCGTGACGCTGGGTACGCTCGCCGGCTACCTCGGCGGCTGGCTGGACTCGGTGATCAACTGGATCACCGACCTGACCCTAGCGATGCCGTTCCTGATCATCGCGCTGGCGCTGATGCCGACCGTCGCGCTGCGCTTCTACGGCCAGCGGGAGGCCGTCCCGGCGTCCTTCCAGATCGGCGTGCTCATCTCGATCTTCGCGTTGTTCGGCTGGACCAGCACCGCCCGCCTGGTCCGGGGCCAGATCATCGCGCTGCGCGAGCGCGAGTTCGTGGAGGCGGCCCGGGCCAGCGGGGCCGGGCTCGGGCACATGCTGTTCCGCCAGCTGCTGCCGAACGTGTGGGCACCGATCCTGGTCGCCTTCTCGCTGGCGGTGCCGCAGTACATCACCAGCGAGGCGGCGCTGTCGTTCATCGGCGTCGGCCTCACCGACGCGACGCCGAGCTTCGGCCGGATGATCTACCGCAGTCTCGACTACCTGCAGACCGACCCGGCGTACGTCTTCTTCCCCGGCATCACGATCTTCGCGCTCGTGTTCGCCTTCAACCTCTTCGGCGACGCGCTGCGCGACGCGCTCGACCCGAAGTCGTCCCGGTAG